The Mustela nigripes isolate SB6536 chromosome 4, MUSNIG.SB6536, whole genome shotgun sequence genome includes a window with the following:
- the NODAL gene encoding nodal homolog isoform X2 yields the protein MDLFTVPLSQVTFSSGSMVLEVTRPLSKWLKHPGELEEQISGLVGECQRRAPTPPVTSVLLLLYSNLSPEQRRLGGSTLLWEAESSWRAREGQLSQERGRRHRRHHLPDKSQLCRKVKFQVDFNLIGWGSWIIYPKQYNAYRCEGECPSPVGEEFHPTNHAYIQSLLKRYQPHRVPSTCCAPVKTKPLSMLYVDNGRVLLDHHRDMIVEECGCL from the exons ATGGACCTGTTCACCGTCCCTCTATCCCAGGTTACCTTTTCCTCAGGTAGCATGGTCCTGGAGGTGACCAGGCCACTGTCCAAGTGGCTGAAGCACCCCGGGGAGCTGGAGGAGCAGATATCCGGTTTGGTCGGAGAGTGTCAGCGGCGGGCTCCCACCCCGCCTGTCACCAGCGTGCTCCTGCTGCTCTACTCCAACCTCTCCCCAGAGCAGAGGCGGCTAGGGGGCTCCACCTTGCTGTGGGAGGCTGAGAGCTCCTGGCGCGCCCGGGAGGGACAGCTGTCCCAGGAGAGGGGCCGGCGGCACCGTCGACATCACTTGCCGGACAAAAGCCAGCTGTGTCGGAAGGTCAAGTTCCAGGTGGATTTCAACCTCATTGGGTGGGGCTCCTGGATCATCTACCCGAAGCAATACAATGCCTATCGCTGCGAGGGCGAGTGTCCTAGCCCTGTGGGGGAGGAGTTCCATCCCACCAACCACGCGTATATCCAG agTCTACTGAAACGATACCAGCCCCACCGAGTCCCTTCCACCTGCTGTGCCCCAGTGAAGACCAAGCCACTGAGCATGCTCTATGTGGACAACGGCAGGGTCCTCCTGGACCATCACAGAGACATGATTGTGGAAGAATGCGGGTGCCTTTGA